From a single Miscanthus floridulus cultivar M001 chromosome 8, ASM1932011v1, whole genome shotgun sequence genomic region:
- the LOC136476361 gene encoding photosystem II 10 kDa polypeptide, chloroplastic-like, which yields MAASMISSSALVAPSRAQGLPSLGRRAASFAVVCGTKKKIKTDTPYGIGGGLTVDQDASGRKVKGKGVYQFVDKYGANVDGYSPIYNENDWSPSGDVYVGGTTGLLIWAVTLAGLLGGGALLVYNTSALSG from the exons atggcGGCCTCCATGATCTCGTCGTCAGCTCTGGTGGCGCCGTCCAGGGCGCAGGGCCTGCCGTCCCTCGGCCGCCGCGCCGCCTCCTTCGCCGTCGTCTGTGGCACCAAAAAGAAGATCAAGACCGACACGCCCTACG GGATTGGAGGTGGCCTAACCGTCGATCAGGATGCCTCCGGGAGAAAGGTCAAG GGCAAGGGCGTGTACCAGTTCGTCGACAAGTACGGCGCTAACGTCGACGGATACAG CCCAATCTACAACGAGAATGATTGGTCTCCCAGCGGCGACGTCTACGTCGGTG GAACCACTGGGCTTCTGATCTGGGCCGTCACCCTCGCTGGgctcctcggcggcggcgccctccTCGTCTACAACACCAGCGCCCTCTCCGGCTAA